One region of Dokdonia sp. 4H-3-7-5 genomic DNA includes:
- a CDS encoding gliding motility lipoprotein GldH → MRNVLLLILIILCVSCDSKQVYHSYTSLGSSWNINEPVVLEVNELDSVPLYNAFITVRNNNQYPYSNLFLITEMQFPQGRTYTDTLEYEMANPDGTWMGTGFGDIKESKLLYREGVRFRESGTYTFTIEHAVRKNGNIAGDAYLEGITEVGLRIEKQE, encoded by the coding sequence ATGCGTAACGTATTACTATTGATACTCATTATTTTATGTGTTTCATGTGATTCAAAACAAGTGTATCATTCATACACGTCGTTAGGTAGCTCATGGAATATTAATGAACCTGTGGTGTTAGAAGTAAACGAGCTTGATAGCGTGCCATTATATAATGCATTCATTACCGTTCGTAATAATAATCAATACCCATACAGTAATCTTTTTTTGATTACAGAGATGCAGTTTCCGCAAGGGCGTACGTATACCGATACCCTCGAGTATGAAATGGCAAATCCAGATGGAACGTGGATGGGTACTGGTTTTGGAGATATTAAAGAAAGTAAATTGTTGTATAGAGAAGGAGTACGCTTTCGCGAAAGCGGAACCTACACATTTACTATAGAGCACGCAGTAAGAAAAAACGGAAACATCGCTGGAGATGCCTATCTAGAAGGAATTACCGAAGTAGGATTACGTATTGAAAAGCAAGAATAA
- the ricT gene encoding regulatory iron-sulfur-containing complex subunit RicT, which translates to MACGSCGTGEDGSPKGCKNNGTCGTDGCNKLTVFDWLSNMSLPDGQEAFNYVEVRFKNGRKDYYKNEEKVTLSIGDIVATQAESGHDIGMVTLTGELVRVQMKRKKVRQDTPETLKIYRKASQRDIDIWTTAREREESMKVRARQIAIRLDLQMKISDIEFQGDGSKATFYYTAEDRVDFRQLIKEFAQDFRTRIEMRQIGLRQEAARLGGIGSCGRELCCSTWLTDFRSVTTSAARYQQLSLNPQKLAGQCGKLKCCLNYELDAYMDALKSFPKSETKLYTQKGTAVCQKIDIFQGHLWYAYEGEWMNWHKLTTDHANEIIAANKKKEPVASLEEFAAELIEETVIDFGNVVGQDSLTRFDKPKTTNKRRNSRKRKPAGNGNKPQGDRPKAKDRTPRKPNQDGAKGPRPAAKKGPKPQAKGPRPEGKGPKPQAKGPRPEGKGPRPKSRGPKPKAQGGKAKDATSQNPTQEGQKSGGSKPANKNKRRPQKPKPNA; encoded by the coding sequence ATGGCATGTGGCAGTTGTGGCACAGGTGAAGACGGATCTCCTAAAGGTTGTAAAAACAATGGAACCTGCGGAACCGACGGATGTAATAAACTTACAGTCTTTGACTGGCTTTCTAATATGTCCCTTCCTGATGGACAAGAAGCTTTTAACTACGTAGAAGTACGTTTTAAAAATGGACGTAAAGATTACTATAAAAACGAAGAAAAAGTTACCCTAAGTATAGGTGATATTGTAGCGACTCAAGCAGAGTCTGGCCACGATATTGGAATGGTAACCCTTACTGGTGAGCTTGTGCGAGTGCAAATGAAGCGCAAGAAAGTAAGGCAAGACACTCCAGAAACACTTAAAATCTATCGCAAGGCATCACAGAGAGATATAGATATCTGGACTACTGCTCGTGAGAGGGAAGAAAGTATGAAGGTGCGTGCTAGACAGATAGCGATACGTCTAGATCTCCAAATGAAAATATCAGATATTGAGTTTCAAGGAGACGGTTCTAAAGCGACATTTTATTATACGGCAGAAGATCGTGTAGATTTTCGCCAACTCATAAAAGAATTTGCTCAAGATTTTCGCACTCGTATTGAGATGAGACAGATAGGTCTTCGTCAGGAAGCGGCACGTCTGGGTGGTATAGGTTCTTGTGGTCGCGAACTTTGTTGTTCTACATGGTTAACAGATTTTAGGTCTGTAACTACGAGTGCTGCTAGATACCAGCAATTATCACTTAACCCGCAAAAGCTTGCTGGACAATGTGGGAAATTGAAGTGCTGTCTTAATTATGAGCTAGATGCTTATATGGATGCGCTCAAAAGTTTTCCAAAAAGTGAGACAAAATTATACACTCAAAAAGGAACTGCAGTTTGCCAGAAAATTGACATTTTTCAAGGGCACTTGTGGTATGCTTACGAGGGAGAATGGATGAACTGGCATAAGCTTACGACAGATCATGCAAATGAAATTATAGCTGCAAATAAGAAGAAAGAACCGGTTGCAAGCCTAGAAGAATTTGCTGCCGAACTTATAGAAGAAACAGTAATAGATTTTGGTAATGTGGTAGGTCAAGATAGTCTTACTCGTTTTGACAAGCCTAAAACTACAAACAAGCGACGCAATAGTCGTAAGAGAAAACCTGCGGGTAACGGAAACAAGCCTCAAGGAGATAGACCAAAAGCTAAGGATAGAACTCCCAGAAAACCCAATCAAGATGGTGCAAAAGGTCCAAGACCTGCAGCAAAGAAAGGACCAAAACCTCAAGCAAAGGGACCTAGACCAGAAGGTAAAGGCCCAAAGCCTCAAGCAAAAGGCCCAAGACCTGAGGGTAAAGGACCTAGACCTAAAAGCAGAGGCCCAAAGCCGAAAGCTCAGGGAGGAAAAGCTAAAGATGCAACGAGCCAAAATCCAACTCAAGAAGGTCAAAAGTCTGGAGGATCAAAGCCTGCAAATAAAAATAAAAGGCGTCCTCAAAAACCAAAACCTAATGCGTAA